A genomic region of Streptomyces sp. R33 contains the following coding sequences:
- a CDS encoding IS5 family transposase — protein MTERKPYPSDLSDGQWALIEPVITAWKNRHRSVSGHQGAYAMREIVNAILYQDRTGCQWAYLPNDHPPKSATYYYFAVWRDDGTDEVIHELLRCQVRERARRLEDPTLVVLDTQSVHVAAGVPASTTGRDDAKRVPGRKRGLAVNVLGLVIAVVVLAASAHDNAAGIALLGQVAETTGKTVEKALVDQGFKTAVVVHGATLGIDVEIVERNPQDIGFVPQPKRWRVEQTYGILILHRRLVRDYEHCPASSASRVYWAMTHVMARRLTGENARTWRDPRAVTA, from the coding sequence GTGACTGAACGCAAGCCGTACCCGAGTGACTTATCGGACGGGCAGTGGGCGCTGATCGAGCCGGTGATCACGGCGTGGAAGAACCGACACCGCTCGGTCAGCGGCCACCAGGGCGCCTACGCGATGCGGGAGATCGTGAACGCGATCCTCTACCAGGACCGGACCGGCTGCCAGTGGGCATACCTCCCGAACGACCATCCGCCCAAGAGCGCGACGTACTACTACTTCGCCGTCTGGCGGGATGACGGAACCGACGAGGTCATCCACGAGCTCCTGCGCTGCCAGGTTCGTGAGCGGGCCCGCCGATTAGAGGACCCGACCCTGGTCGTGCTGGACACGCAGAGTGTCCACGTGGCTGCCGGGGTCCCTGCCTCCACGACCGGCCGTGACGACGCGAAACGGGTCCCGGGCCGCAAGCGGGGCCTGGCCGTGAACGTGCTGGGCCTGGTCATCGCAGTCGTCGTCCTCGCGGCGAGCGCGCACGACAACGCCGCCGGCATCGCTCTGCTCGGTCAGGTTGCCGAGACCACCGGCAAGACCGTCGAGAAAGCCCTGGTCGACCAGGGCTTCAAGACCGCCGTGGTCGTCCACGGTGCCACGCTCGGGATCGACGTGGAGATTGTCGAACGCAACCCGCAGGACATCGGTTTCGTCCCGCAGCCGAAGCGGTGGAGGGTCGAGCAGACCTACGGAATCCTGATATTGCACCGGCGCCTGGTCCGCGACTACGAGCACTGCCCGGCCTCCTCGGCCTCCCGCGTCTACTGGGCCATGACCCACGTGATGGCCCGCCGGCTCACCGGAGAGAACGCTCGCACCTGGCGCGACCCGCGAGCGGTAACCGCGTGA
- a CDS encoding transposase — translation MEGGDLGGGKRVRAACGGYVCFEDEAGFTRRSPRGGTWGRRGRTPVVTVSGRRSGRLSVAGLIAMRPGSRTRLCHRLQTHPAGKGTRRSMSERDFIALVDGTHHLVRAPIVLVWDRLNTHVSRGMRELIAEREWLTVFLLPAYSPDLNPVEGVWAHVKRSLANLAVMALDRLEALVHNRLKRLQYRPHTLNGFIAGTGLTLDTPASP, via the coding sequence GTGGAAGGTGGCGACCTGGGCGGAGGTAAAAGGGTCCGGGCGGCCTGCGGGGGCTACGTCTGCTTCGAGGATGAAGCCGGCTTCACCCGACGGTCGCCCCGGGGAGGGACCTGGGGCCGGCGGGGCCGCACTCCGGTCGTGACGGTCAGCGGCCGGCGTTCGGGACGGCTGTCGGTGGCCGGGCTGATCGCGATGCGGCCGGGTTCGAGAACCCGTCTGTGTCACCGCCTCCAGACTCACCCAGCCGGCAAAGGAACACGTCGCAGTATGAGCGAGCGGGACTTCATCGCGCTCGTCGACGGAACCCATCACCTGGTCAGGGCGCCGATCGTGCTGGTCTGGGACCGGCTCAACACCCATGTCTCCCGCGGGATGCGGGAACTCATCGCCGAACGCGAGTGGCTGACGGTGTTCCTGCTGCCCGCCTACTCACCCGACCTGAATCCCGTCGAAGGCGTCTGGGCCCACGTCAAGCGCAGCCTCGCCAACCTCGCTGTCATGGCCCTCGACCGACTCGAAGCCCTGGTCCATAACCGGCTCAAACGCCTTCAATACCGGCCCCACACCCTCAACGGCTTCATAGCCGGCACCGGCCTCACCCTCGACACCCCAGCCTCACCTTGA
- a CDS encoding MarR family winged helix-turn-helix transcriptional regulator, which produces MKPIGYWLNRTDEALTGAMNAALADFGLTRLAWQVLNVVDDTHEAADTDVLSVLSANADVPALTSAIDTLLTDGWLRRPAPGRLDLTDGSRRRLTDAARRVDAFRELSTAGISPDEYRTTVSVLERMTRNVEAEQAGRPNRAS; this is translated from the coding sequence ATGAAGCCCATTGGCTACTGGCTAAACCGCACCGACGAAGCCCTGACCGGCGCCATGAACGCTGCACTGGCTGACTTCGGCCTCACCCGCCTCGCCTGGCAGGTACTCAACGTGGTCGACGACACCCACGAGGCCGCCGACACCGACGTCCTGTCGGTCCTCTCCGCGAACGCCGACGTGCCCGCCCTGACATCCGCCATCGACACGCTCCTCACCGACGGCTGGCTCCGCCGCCCCGCACCGGGCAGGCTCGACCTCACCGACGGCAGCCGTCGGCGCCTGACCGACGCCGCCCGGCGGGTCGATGCGTTCCGCGAACTGTCAACGGCTGGCATATCCCCCGACGAGTACCGCACCACGGTCTCCGTCCTGGAACGCATGACCCGCAACGTCGAGGCGGAACAAGCAGGCCGGCCCAACAGAGCCAGCTGA
- a CDS encoding fatty acid desaturase: MNSSQTVRPPPGRADTGSDFARLSRKIQKAGLMARRPGYYALRMAAVAALYAAGWTAFVSIADSWWTLLVAGFLAFVFGQVALLAHDVAHRQVFRLRKGSEVSGRVAGNLGIGMGYGWWQDKHTRHHANPNHEDLDPDLDPDILVWTQDQARAARGLPRLLGRSQAFLFFPLLTLEGFNLHVSGVRSLFDRSLKHRMWEGALLTAHLAAYLGTLFLVLPPGKAVVFLLVHQCLFGVYLGSIFAPNHKGMPILRGADRPDFLRRQVLTSRNVRGGRLTDIVLGGLNYQIEHHLFPSMPSPHLRRARSIVRGYCQELGVSYAETSLINSYRQTLASLHAAGAPLRRPRTT, from the coding sequence ATGAATTCCTCCCAGACGGTGCGTCCCCCTCCCGGACGGGCGGATACGGGGAGCGACTTCGCCCGGCTCTCCCGGAAGATCCAGAAGGCCGGGCTCATGGCGCGGCGCCCCGGCTACTACGCACTGCGCATGGCGGCAGTGGCGGCCCTGTACGCCGCCGGGTGGACGGCGTTCGTTTCGATCGCCGACAGCTGGTGGACGCTGCTGGTGGCCGGCTTTCTGGCCTTCGTCTTCGGGCAGGTGGCGCTGCTCGCGCACGACGTCGCCCACCGGCAGGTCTTCCGGCTGCGCAAGGGCAGCGAGGTGTCCGGGCGCGTCGCCGGCAACCTCGGTATCGGCATGGGGTACGGCTGGTGGCAGGACAAGCACACCCGCCACCATGCCAATCCCAACCACGAGGACCTCGATCCCGACCTCGACCCGGACATCCTCGTCTGGACGCAGGACCAGGCCCGCGCGGCCAGGGGACTGCCGCGGCTGCTCGGCCGCTCGCAGGCGTTCCTCTTCTTCCCGCTGCTCACGCTGGAGGGGTTCAACCTGCACGTGTCCGGGGTGCGGTCGCTGTTCGACCGCTCGCTCAAGCACCGCATGTGGGAAGGGGCCCTGCTCACTGCGCACCTCGCCGCCTACCTCGGCACGCTGTTCCTGGTGCTACCGCCCGGCAAGGCGGTCGTCTTCCTCCTCGTCCACCAATGCCTCTTCGGCGTCTACCTCGGCTCGATCTTCGCCCCGAACCACAAGGGCATGCCGATCCTGCGAGGCGCCGACCGTCCCGACTTCCTGAGGCGCCAGGTCCTGACCTCCCGCAACGTGCGCGGAGGCCGGTTGACCGACATCGTCCTCGGCGGTCTCAACTACCAGATCGAGCACCACCTCTTCCCGAGCATGCCCAGCCCGCACCTGCGCAGGGCCCGGAGCATCGTCCGCGGGTATTGCCAGGAGCTCGGGGTCAGCTACGCGGAGACCAGCCTGATCAACTCCTACCGGCAGACCCTCGCCAGCCTCCACGCGGCTGGAGCCCCCCTGAGAAGGCCGCGGACCACCTGA
- a CDS encoding GNAT family N-acetyltransferase, producing the protein MISLREVLDSDLPTFWEHLSDPEAQHVAAVTRKYHYDRALFDSYWARIRSNPDVLMRTVLADDEVVGHAAVYGPPNEREVTYWIGRNHWGRGIATAALTVLVDLVRTRPLHAHAAADNAGSIRVLEKCGFVITGHGRGFGQARGGEIDEVLLALT; encoded by the coding sequence ATGATCTCCCTCCGCGAAGTACTCGATAGTGATCTGCCCACATTTTGGGAGCACCTCTCTGATCCCGAGGCGCAGCACGTGGCCGCAGTCACCAGGAAGTACCACTACGACAGGGCGCTCTTCGACAGCTACTGGGCCAGGATCCGTTCCAACCCCGATGTCCTGATGCGCACTGTGCTCGCCGACGATGAGGTGGTCGGCCATGCTGCGGTGTACGGGCCGCCGAACGAACGCGAGGTCACCTACTGGATCGGCCGCAATCACTGGGGCCGCGGCATCGCCACAGCGGCGCTCACGGTGCTGGTCGATCTCGTCAGAACCCGGCCGTTGCACGCCCACGCAGCAGCCGATAACGCAGGCTCGATCCGCGTACTGGAAAAGTGTGGCTTTGTGATCACCGGGCATGGCAGGGGCTTCGGCCAAGCACGCGGCGGTGAGATCGACGAAGTGCTCCTCGCTCTCACCTGA
- a CDS encoding winged helix-turn-helix domain-containing protein — protein MRYPEGGGLTAERRAFREGIRGQAGERFAAGEKTAVIAKDLRVSVRSVERWRRAWREGGMEALRSAGPANSPTVTDDQFAVLEEELGKGPAAHGFDDERWTLARVQTVIRRRLKLSLSVATVWRLLKRHGWSWQAPARRALERDEHAVELWKKEVWPRVKGSRRRAAAGSSSRTRPDSP, from the coding sequence ATGCGTTATCCGGAGGGTGGGGGCCTGACCGCTGAGCGTCGGGCGTTTCGTGAGGGGATCCGGGGTCAGGCCGGCGAGCGGTTCGCTGCGGGTGAGAAGACCGCGGTGATCGCGAAGGATCTGCGGGTGAGTGTGCGGTCGGTGGAACGCTGGCGTCGTGCCTGGCGCGAGGGCGGCATGGAGGCACTGCGTTCCGCGGGCCCGGCCAACTCCCCGACCGTAACCGATGACCAGTTCGCCGTGCTCGAGGAGGAACTCGGCAAGGGCCCGGCAGCGCACGGCTTCGACGACGAACGCTGGACTCTGGCCCGGGTTCAGACGGTGATCCGCCGTCGTCTGAAGCTGAGCCTGTCGGTGGCCACGGTGTGGCGGCTGCTGAAACGGCACGGCTGGTCCTGGCAGGCACCCGCCCGCAGAGCACTCGAGCGTGATGAGCACGCCGTAGAGCTGTGGAAGAAGGAGGTGTGGCCGCGGGTAAAAGGCTCGCGGCGGCGTGCGGCGGCTGGATCGTCTTCGAGGACGAGGCCGGATTCTCCATGA
- a CDS encoding MerR family transcriptional regulator encodes MSADDMLDRLDDDDYPAYTMGRAAEMLGTTQGFLRAIGEARLITPLRSAGGHRRYSRYQLRIAARARELVDRGTPIEAACRILVLEDQLEEAQRINAKYRAAQSPDSAAAA; translated from the coding sequence ATGAGCGCAGACGACATGCTTGACCGTCTCGACGACGACGACTACCCCGCCTATACGATGGGCCGGGCTGCCGAGATGCTCGGCACCACCCAGGGTTTCCTCCGCGCGATCGGCGAAGCCCGCCTGATCACCCCGCTCCGTTCGGCGGGCGGTCACCGCCGTTACTCCCGCTACCAGCTGCGTATCGCTGCCCGTGCCCGCGAGCTCGTCGACAGGGGCACCCCTATCGAGGCCGCGTGCCGCATCCTGGTCCTCGAGGACCAGCTCGAAGAGGCCCAGCGCATCAATGCCAAATACCGCGCCGCACAATCGCCGGATTCCGCGGCCGCGGCTTGA
- a CDS encoding endonuclease/exonuclease/phosphatase family protein has product MTRRWFTSALCALALLAPGSLGAASAAEGGGTPLRVMTRNLYLGADLAPVLAATTPQGLVAAVTAVWANVQATNFPERAEALADEIAESDPHLVGLQEAVLWRSQTPAGPGSATHVEYDFLQILLDELSARGKHYKAVASVTVGSDFEAPRSTPSGLQDIRLTDRDVLLARTDLPAHKFSVANAQAARFQNHVPICRPVLGCPPNPPLRIERGWVGADATLRGRTTRVVTTHLEPAAPAVQEAQTDELLAGPLNTTLPTVLLGDLNSAAGGVGATPGTNTQSYSHLLAAGFTDAWTATRHRNPGFTCCQAPDLRNPASTLTQRIDYVLFRGKVTAVSTNRVGDAQADRTPSGLWPSDHAGVSAVLRLR; this is encoded by the coding sequence ATGACTCGTCGCTGGTTCACATCCGCCCTGTGCGCGCTCGCACTCCTGGCGCCAGGGTCGCTGGGCGCGGCTTCGGCCGCCGAGGGCGGGGGGACCCCTTTGCGGGTCATGACCCGCAACCTCTACCTGGGCGCAGACCTCGCGCCCGTCCTCGCCGCGACCACCCCGCAGGGGCTCGTCGCCGCGGTGACCGCGGTGTGGGCGAACGTCCAGGCGACGAACTTTCCCGAGCGTGCCGAGGCGCTGGCCGACGAGATCGCCGAAAGCGATCCCCACCTCGTGGGCCTCCAGGAAGCCGTGCTGTGGCGCAGCCAGACGCCCGCCGGGCCGGGCAGCGCCACCCACGTCGAGTACGACTTCCTGCAGATCCTTCTCGACGAGCTCTCCGCCCGGGGCAAGCACTACAAGGCCGTGGCCAGCGTCACCGTCGGCAGCGACTTCGAGGCCCCGCGCTCCACGCCCAGCGGCCTGCAGGACATCCGCCTCACCGACCGCGACGTACTCCTGGCCCGCACCGACCTGCCCGCACACAAGTTCTCCGTGGCGAACGCGCAGGCCGCCCGGTTCCAAAACCACGTGCCCATCTGCCGCCCCGTGCTGGGCTGCCCGCCCAACCCGCCGCTACGGATCGAGCGCGGCTGGGTCGGGGCCGACGCCACGCTACGAGGCCGCACCACCCGGGTGGTGACCACTCATCTTGAGCCCGCCGCCCCCGCCGTCCAGGAAGCACAGACCGATGAACTGCTCGCGGGCCCGCTGAACACCACGCTCCCCACCGTGCTGCTGGGCGACCTCAACTCGGCGGCCGGCGGAGTCGGTGCGACACCGGGAACGAACACCCAGAGCTACAGCCACCTCCTGGCCGCCGGCTTCACTGATGCTTGGACCGCCACCCGCCACCGCAACCCCGGCTTCACCTGCTGCCAGGCCCCCGACCTGCGCAACCCCGCCTCCACCCTCACCCAGCGCATCGACTACGTACTCTTCCGCGGCAAGGTCACCGCAGTGTCGACCAACCGGGTGGGCGACGCCCAGGCCGACCGCACCCCGTCAGGCCTGTGGCCCTCCGACCACGCCGGCGTCAGCGCTGTGCTCCGACTGCGTTGA
- a CDS encoding NmrA/HSCARG family protein: protein MSTIAVTGATGAQGGATARALLAAGHTVRALTRQPASPAAEALRALGADVRRADFDDRASLDAALAGSDSLFAVTTPFGTDIDSEVRQGRALVDAAAAARLGHVVFTSAAHADRGTGIPHYDSKFLIEQHLYASGMTWTVIGPAAFMDNYASGWSLHGLREGSFAWPMPADRPLTLISARDIGAFAALALERRDLFAWRRIDIASDELDPTRIAAAIAAAAGRPITHQHVPLDVIRRYSTDLAAMFAYFNQVGLDVDVPSLRREFPEVGWQSFANWTAAQDWSALLSAPAPAAAHAAEPAAV, encoded by the coding sequence ATGTCCACCATCGCTGTCACTGGCGCCACCGGCGCTCAGGGCGGGGCCACCGCCCGCGCCCTGCTCGCCGCCGGCCACACTGTCCGCGCCCTCACACGGCAGCCCGCCAGCCCCGCCGCCGAGGCGCTGCGCGCCCTTGGCGCCGACGTCCGCCGCGCGGACTTCGACGACCGCGCCTCCCTCGATGCCGCGCTCGCCGGCTCGGACTCCCTGTTCGCCGTCACCACGCCGTTCGGCACCGACATCGACTCCGAGGTCCGCCAAGGCCGGGCCCTGGTCGACGCCGCCGCGGCCGCGCGCCTCGGGCACGTCGTGTTCACCTCCGCCGCACACGCCGACCGCGGCACCGGCATCCCGCACTACGACAGCAAGTTCCTCATCGAGCAGCACCTCTACGCCTCCGGCATGACCTGGACCGTGATCGGCCCCGCCGCCTTCATGGACAACTACGCCAGCGGCTGGTCCCTCCACGGCCTGCGCGAGGGCTCATTCGCCTGGCCCATGCCGGCCGACCGGCCACTGACCCTCATCTCCGCCCGCGACATCGGCGCCTTCGCCGCCCTCGCGCTGGAGCGGCGCGACCTCTTCGCCTGGCGCCGCATCGACATCGCCTCCGACGAGCTCGACCCCACCCGCATCGCGGCGGCCATCGCAGCCGCGGCCGGGCGCCCCATCACGCACCAGCATGTTCCACTGGATGTCATCCGCCGGTATTCGACCGACCTGGCCGCGATGTTCGCATACTTCAACCAGGTCGGCCTCGACGTCGACGTGCCCTCGCTGCGCCGCGAATTCCCAGAAGTCGGCTGGCAGTCCTTCGCCAACTGGACCGCCGCCCAGGACTGGTCGGCCCTCTTGTCCGCGCCCGCGCCTGCCGCTGCGCACGCTGCCGAGCCCGCCGCCGTCTGA
- a CDS encoding putative quinol monooxygenase → MILQVVRASIKPERRDHWLEVVRGNAARTRAEEGCEGYQVAEDLEAPNTFVIIEQWANLDAVYRHFRNEFEALMAALGDVFAAPPEAWIHDLASTLTLDEVLAKAGLNR, encoded by the coding sequence ATGATTCTCCAAGTTGTCAGAGCATCGATCAAGCCGGAGCGGCGTGACCACTGGCTCGAGGTGGTTCGCGGCAACGCGGCTCGGACCCGTGCTGAGGAGGGCTGCGAGGGCTATCAGGTCGCCGAAGATCTCGAAGCGCCGAATACCTTCGTGATCATCGAGCAGTGGGCCAACCTCGACGCCGTATACAGGCACTTCCGGAATGAATTTGAGGCGCTCATGGCCGCTTTGGGTGACGTCTTCGCAGCACCGCCTGAGGCCTGGATCCACGACCTGGCCTCGACGCTGACTCTCGATGAAGTTCTTGCGAAAGCTGGACTGAACCGGTAG
- a CDS encoding IS256 family transposase — translation MADKDEAAASVAGDKTVDEVVERLLDKADSSGAALLGEGGLLTEITKAVLERALEAEMSEHLGYERGDSAGHGSGNSRNGTSPKTVLTDAGAVTLAVPRDRNGEFEPRLVPKNARRLAGFNDRILSLYARGMSVRDIRSHLAQIYGVEVSPDLISKVTDAVIDELVTWQNRPLDAVWPIIYIDALWVKIRSGSVTSKPVYLAVGVDMDGRKDVLGLWVGAEGEGATTWMAVLSELRNRGIEDVCIVVCDGLKGLPDAVTATWPKATVQTCVIHLTRASLRLSSVRDHPKLVPALRAIYTAPTETAAEQALDAFEASDLGERYPAIVRTWRSAWPEFTPYLAFPPAIRTVVYSTNMVESINSRLRKATRNRGHFPSEQAALKVLYLAVREQINPKARDANHVAPHWKEALNQFSLFFEDRLSIQ, via the coding sequence ATGGCAGACAAAGACGAAGCGGCCGCGTCCGTGGCCGGCGACAAGACGGTCGACGAGGTGGTCGAGCGGCTGCTCGACAAAGCTGACTCCTCGGGAGCGGCCCTGCTCGGCGAGGGCGGGCTCCTGACGGAGATCACCAAGGCTGTTCTGGAGCGGGCTCTGGAAGCCGAGATGAGTGAACACCTCGGCTACGAACGCGGAGATTCCGCAGGTCACGGCTCTGGAAACTCCCGGAACGGGACGTCGCCCAAGACGGTCCTGACCGATGCCGGCGCCGTCACTTTGGCGGTGCCCAGAGACCGCAACGGTGAGTTCGAGCCGCGTCTGGTCCCGAAGAACGCCCGCCGGCTGGCGGGATTCAACGACCGGATCCTCTCGCTCTACGCGCGCGGGATGAGCGTGCGCGACATCCGCTCCCACCTCGCCCAGATCTACGGAGTCGAGGTCAGCCCAGACCTGATCAGCAAGGTCACCGACGCCGTGATCGACGAGCTCGTGACCTGGCAGAACCGGCCCCTCGACGCGGTCTGGCCGATCATCTACATCGACGCATTGTGGGTGAAGATCCGTTCTGGCTCGGTGACATCGAAGCCGGTCTACCTGGCCGTCGGCGTCGACATGGACGGCCGCAAAGACGTCCTCGGCTTGTGGGTTGGAGCCGAGGGTGAAGGCGCGACCACGTGGATGGCGGTGCTGTCGGAACTGCGGAACCGGGGTATCGAGGACGTGTGCATCGTCGTCTGCGATGGTCTGAAGGGCCTGCCCGACGCCGTCACCGCGACCTGGCCCAAGGCCACGGTCCAGACGTGCGTGATTCACCTGACCAGGGCCTCGCTCAGACTGTCGTCCGTGCGGGACCACCCGAAGCTGGTGCCGGCTCTGAGAGCGATCTACACAGCGCCGACCGAGACGGCCGCCGAACAGGCCCTTGACGCGTTCGAGGCCTCTGACCTGGGCGAACGCTACCCGGCGATCGTGCGGACCTGGCGGTCGGCCTGGCCGGAGTTCACTCCCTACCTGGCGTTCCCACCGGCCATAAGGACGGTGGTCTACTCCACGAACATGGTCGAATCGATCAACTCGCGGCTCCGCAAAGCCACCCGCAACCGCGGCCATTTCCCCTCGGAACAGGCAGCGTTGAAGGTCCTCTACCTCGCAGTCCGCGAGCAGATCAACCCCAAAGCGCGCGATGCCAACCACGTCGCCCCACACTGGAAGGAAGCGCTGAACCAGTTCTCACTCTTCTTCGAGGACCGGCTCAGCATCCAATGA
- a CDS encoding DUF1206 domain-containing protein, producing MAIDNGGAQAKTRGQRVADSRAMEVASRVGLCARGVIYVLVGLLAVRIGFGGGSGKEADRSGAVRTIGEQSYGQVLLWALVVGLAAMALWRLSEAAFGQATEGGDKWTRRLGSLGLAVFYLVICIGVVQTALVGGSGGARGGDESSKDYTARVLELPYGRVLVGVFGAVLAIVGVVIVVRSLMRKFEKNLRTERMSRTTRRIVAGLGIIGGVACGVVAVATGLFILLAAVRFDAGEAKGLDETLRSFADTPAGPVLLIAAAVGLLLFGLYSFCEARWRIAPDHDAPAEQQVRSRGAG from the coding sequence ATGGCGATCGACAACGGTGGCGCCCAGGCCAAGACCCGGGGGCAGCGTGTGGCTGACAGTCGCGCCATGGAGGTTGCCTCCAGGGTCGGGCTCTGTGCCCGGGGAGTGATCTACGTTCTGGTCGGGCTCCTCGCCGTGCGGATCGGTTTCGGTGGCGGCAGCGGCAAGGAGGCCGACCGGTCCGGGGCGGTGCGGACCATCGGTGAGCAGTCGTACGGCCAGGTGCTGCTGTGGGCGCTGGTGGTGGGGCTGGCGGCGATGGCGCTGTGGCGCCTTTCCGAGGCCGCCTTCGGGCAGGCGACGGAAGGCGGTGACAAGTGGACCCGCCGCCTGGGCTCCCTGGGGCTGGCCGTCTTCTACCTGGTGATCTGTATCGGCGTGGTGCAGACCGCGCTGGTCGGTGGGTCCGGCGGGGCCCGCGGCGGTGACGAGTCGTCGAAGGACTACACCGCGAGAGTGCTGGAACTGCCCTATGGCCGGGTACTCGTCGGCGTGTTCGGGGCCGTGCTGGCCATCGTGGGCGTGGTGATCGTGGTGCGCAGCCTGATGCGGAAGTTCGAGAAGAACCTCCGCACGGAGCGAATGAGCCGGACGACGCGGCGTATCGTCGCGGGTCTGGGCATCATCGGCGGCGTGGCGTGCGGGGTGGTCGCGGTGGCGACCGGCCTGTTCATTCTCCTGGCCGCGGTGCGCTTCGACGCCGGCGAGGCAAAGGGCCTGGACGAGACGCTGCGCTCGTTCGCTGACACGCCGGCCGGGCCCGTGCTGCTGATCGCCGCCGCGGTGGGCCTTCTGTTGTTCGGCCTCTACTCCTTCTGCGAAGCCCGCTGGCGCATAGCCCCTGACCACGACGCCCCGGCAGAGCAGCAGGTCAGGAGCCGCGGTGCAGGCTGA
- a CDS encoding ISL3 family transposase — protein sequence MPKVLGVDDFATRRGQHYGTVLIDCETRKPLALLPGRDAGTLASWLREHPGIEVICRDRAGSYAEGAHVGAPQAVQVADRFHLWQNLGTAVEQCVRRHTGCLRSPGSDPGDLPDVEPPSAKESSPIEARIRERHAIVHALLDQGHGIREIARELHMGGNTVRRCARAATPEELLGGRRQPRPSQLDPYKPYLDKRWAEGHTNAVHLHAELKELGYRGNYQIISHYLRPRRRRRISVVGPAPPGLRQVTGWIMRQPDRLSESESKQLTEVLARPELAAAHRLVHSFAAILSTRTGQHLKDWVVSARAEELPGLHSFATGLEKDWDAVVQGLTSHWNSGPVEGRVSHIKMIKRQMFGRAKLPLLRKRVLLLPPGDGPAQAGRSRRSTHSDGQQRARTTTLVTTKYPGLTQPSSLLTSPGRSSR from the coding sequence GTGCCCAAGGTGCTCGGGGTCGATGATTTCGCCACCCGCCGCGGGCAGCATTACGGGACCGTGCTCATCGACTGCGAGACCCGCAAACCGCTCGCTTTGCTGCCCGGGCGGGACGCCGGGACCCTGGCTTCGTGGCTGCGTGAGCATCCTGGGATCGAGGTGATCTGCCGGGATCGTGCCGGCTCCTACGCTGAAGGTGCCCACGTCGGGGCACCACAGGCAGTCCAGGTCGCTGATCGCTTTCACCTGTGGCAAAACCTCGGCACCGCGGTGGAGCAATGCGTGCGCCGGCACACAGGATGCCTGCGGTCACCCGGCTCCGACCCGGGTGACCTGCCGGACGTCGAACCGCCGTCGGCAAAGGAGTCGTCGCCGATCGAAGCCCGCATCCGGGAACGTCACGCCATCGTCCACGCACTCCTCGACCAGGGCCACGGCATCCGGGAGATCGCCCGCGAGTTACACATGGGTGGCAACACGGTCCGCCGATGCGCCCGTGCGGCGACCCCTGAGGAGTTGCTCGGCGGTCGGCGGCAACCCCGGCCCAGCCAGCTGGACCCTTACAAGCCCTACCTGGACAAGCGCTGGGCAGAGGGCCACACCAATGCCGTTCACCTGCACGCAGAGCTCAAAGAGCTTGGCTACCGAGGCAACTACCAGATCATCAGTCACTATCTGCGGCCGCGGCGCCGCCGCCGCATCAGCGTCGTCGGGCCCGCGCCACCAGGACTCCGGCAAGTCACCGGGTGGATCATGCGTCAGCCCGACCGACTCTCGGAAAGCGAGAGCAAACAGCTGACCGAAGTCCTCGCCCGCCCGGAACTCGCGGCGGCCCACCGTCTCGTCCACAGCTTCGCCGCGATCCTCTCCACCCGCACCGGCCAGCATCTGAAGGACTGGGTCGTCAGCGCGCGAGCCGAGGAACTTCCCGGCCTCCACTCTTTCGCCACCGGCCTGGAGAAGGACTGGGACGCAGTCGTCCAAGGCCTGACGAGCCACTGGAACTCCGGTCCCGTTGAAGGCCGCGTCAGCCACATCAAGATGATCAAGCGCCAGATGTTCGGCCGCGCCAAGCTCCCGCTCCTCCGCAAACGGGTACTTCTTCTGCCGCCCGGTGATGGCCCTGCTCAGGCAGGACGAAGCCGTCGGAGTACGCACTCCGACGGCCAGCAGAGGGCTCGAACAACCACGTTGGTGACGACGAAGTACCCCGGGCTCACCCAACCGTCTTCTTTGCTCACGAGCCCCGGACGGTCCTCGCGGTAG